From the genome of Bosea sp. Tri-49, one region includes:
- a CDS encoding patatin-like phospholipase family protein: MNAPFAPSPSSTEHHLGWRPERCDRVALVLQGGGALGAYQAGVYQALHEADIAPDWVSGVSIGAINAALIAGNPRERRLERLETFWNRITDRKVWWFTPEGDIFRQARNATSSFMTTVLGQPGFFEPRRTSAWLAPAGATDATSFYDTSPLRETLLELVDFDLINEKRTHFSVGAVNALSGNFVYFDNMLEEITPEHVMASGALPPAFPTVQIGTEHYWDGGIVSNTPLSHLLNQDDTLNSLIFQVDLFSSRGPMPRTMQDVMGRHKDIMYSSRTRMVTDLFQTLQGWKKKTHEALTHIPEDALSEEDRKLRDELALIPEHTILQLIYQQKSYESHAKDHEFSRTSMKDHWHSGYEDTKQTLTRKDWLTIPPDGAGIVTHDVHRDFERR, translated from the coding sequence ATGAACGCCCCTTTTGCGCCGTCCCCGTCCTCCACCGAGCACCATCTCGGCTGGCGTCCCGAGCGCTGCGACCGCGTTGCGCTCGTGCTTCAGGGCGGTGGCGCGCTCGGGGCCTATCAGGCCGGCGTCTATCAGGCGCTGCACGAAGCCGATATCGCCCCTGACTGGGTCTCGGGTGTCTCGATCGGCGCGATCAATGCCGCGCTGATCGCCGGCAATCCGCGCGAGCGCCGGCTCGAGCGGCTGGAGACCTTCTGGAACCGCATCACCGACCGCAAGGTCTGGTGGTTCACGCCGGAGGGCGACATCTTTCGCCAGGCCCGCAACGCGACCTCGTCCTTCATGACCACGGTGCTCGGCCAGCCCGGCTTCTTCGAGCCGCGCCGCACCAGCGCCTGGCTCGCGCCAGCCGGCGCCACTGACGCGACCAGCTTCTACGACACCTCGCCCTTGCGCGAGACCCTGCTCGAGCTGGTCGATTTCGACCTGATCAACGAAAAGCGCACGCATTTCTCGGTCGGCGCCGTCAACGCGCTCTCCGGCAACTTCGTCTACTTCGACAACATGCTGGAAGAGATCACGCCCGAGCATGTCATGGCCTCGGGCGCGCTGCCGCCGGCCTTCCCGACCGTGCAGATCGGCACCGAGCACTACTGGGATGGCGGCATCGTCTCGAACACGCCGCTGTCACACCTGCTCAACCAGGACGACACGCTGAACTCGCTGATCTTCCAGGTCGATCTGTTCTCGTCACGCGGCCCGATGCCACGCACGATGCAGGACGTGATGGGGCGGCACAAGGACATCATGTATTCCTCGCGCACCCGCATGGTCACCGACCTGTTCCAGACTCTTCAGGGCTGGAAGAAGAAGACCCATGAAGCCCTCACCCACATCCCCGAGGATGCCCTGAGCGAGGAGGACCGCAAGCTCCGCGACGAGCTCGCCTTGATCCCCGAGCATACTATCCTGCAGTTGATCTACCAGCAGAAAAGCTATGAGAGCCACGCCAAGGACCACGAGTTCTCGCGCACCTCGATGAAGGATCACTGGCATTCCGGCTATGAAGACACCAAGCAGACGCTGACCCGCAAGGACTGGCTGACGATCCCGCCGGATGGCGCGGGGATCGTCACCCATGACGTCCATCGCGACTTCGAGCGCCGCTGA
- a CDS encoding Lrp/AsnC family transcriptional regulator yields MPEFNLDDIDRRIVQALQADGRISVQELAGKVGLSPSPCARRVRLLEEAGIIEGYVAIVNQEKLGLPVSVFASIKLERQREEELDRFAAAVSRWPEVADCYLMTGQRDYLLRIIVSDLAAYERFLKDKLTRLDNVASIESSFALGRVKRSYSVPVELGRG; encoded by the coding sequence ATGCCAGAGTTCAATCTCGACGATATCGACCGCCGCATCGTCCAGGCCTTGCAGGCGGATGGGCGCATCAGCGTGCAGGAGCTGGCCGGCAAGGTCGGGCTGTCGCCGAGCCCCTGCGCCAGGCGGGTGCGCCTGCTGGAAGAGGCCGGGATCATCGAGGGCTATGTCGCCATCGTGAACCAGGAGAAGCTCGGCCTTCCAGTTTCGGTCTTCGCCTCGATCAAGCTGGAGCGGCAGCGCGAGGAGGAGCTCGACCGCTTCGCAGCGGCCGTCTCGCGCTGGCCCGAGGTCGCCGACTGCTACCTGATGACGGGGCAGCGCGACTATCTGCTGCGCATCATCGTCAGTGACCTTGCCGCCTATGAGCGCTTCCTCAAGGACAAGCTGACGCGGCTCGACAATGTCGCCTCGATCGAATCGAGCTTCGCGCTCGGGCGGGTGAAGCGCTCCTATTCGGTGCCGGTCGAGCTCGGGCGAGGCTAG
- a CDS encoding GlxA family transcriptional regulator — protein sequence MTSFSAMTATTLIRVVIVLFPRTKLLDVTGPLQVFNDAKRANGSAVYEITLASEHGGPVETDAGVPLPSITLAEAATRPIDTLLVSGGRSALDAAGSAVLLDLLRDQSGKVRRVGSICLGAFILAAAGLLDGCEATTHWEYADRLGAAHPATTVKPDAIFVSNGRIWTSAGVSTGIDMALAMVEEDLGRKAALDLARDLVLYLKRPGGQSQFSGELQRQSRDAAGRFEHLHAHMRKHAAGDLSVSELARIMAMSPRHFARVYVQETGVSPAKAVEAVRLDLARDLLEESELGIQQVAVRTGFGDDERLRRAFLRRYGVAPGEYRTRFGNGRTG from the coding sequence ATGACCTCGTTTTCTGCCATGACAGCCACAACGCTGATCCGCGTCGTCATCGTGCTCTTCCCACGCACCAAGCTGCTCGATGTCACCGGGCCGCTGCAGGTCTTCAACGACGCAAAGCGCGCCAATGGCAGCGCTGTCTACGAGATCACCCTCGCCTCGGAGCATGGCGGCCCGGTCGAAACCGATGCCGGGGTGCCGTTGCCGAGCATCACCCTCGCCGAGGCTGCGACCCGGCCGATCGATACGCTGCTGGTCTCAGGTGGCCGCTCGGCGCTGGACGCGGCCGGCTCGGCGGTGCTGCTCGACTTACTGCGCGATCAGAGCGGCAAGGTCCGCCGCGTCGGCTCGATCTGCCTCGGCGCCTTCATCCTCGCCGCCGCCGGCTTGCTCGACGGCTGCGAGGCGACGACACATTGGGAATATGCCGACCGGCTCGGCGCGGCCCACCCCGCGACCACCGTCAAACCGGACGCGATCTTCGTCAGCAATGGCAGGATCTGGACATCGGCCGGCGTCTCGACCGGGATCGACATGGCGCTCGCCATGGTCGAGGAGGATCTCGGCCGCAAGGCGGCGCTCGATCTGGCGCGCGACCTCGTGCTCTACCTGAAGCGCCCCGGCGGCCAGTCGCAGTTCAGCGGCGAGCTGCAGCGCCAGTCGCGCGATGCCGCTGGCCGTTTCGAGCATCTGCACGCCCATATGCGCAAACATGCCGCCGGCGACCTCTCGGTGTCGGAACTCGCCCGCATCATGGCGATGAGCCCACGCCATTTCGCCCGAGTCTATGTGCAGGAGACCGGCGTCAGCCCGGCTAAGGCTGTCGAGGCGGTCCGGCTCGATCTCGCCCGCGACCTCCTGGAAGAAAGCGAGCTCGGCATCCAGCAGGTCGCAGTCCGCACCGGCTTCGGCGACGACGAGCGCCTGCGCCGCGCCTTCCTGCGCCGCTATGGCGTGGCGCCGGGCGAATACCGGACGCGCTTCGGAAACGGACGAACCGGCTAG
- a CDS encoding DUF1272 domain-containing protein produces the protein MLQLRPNCELCDCDLPPASLEARICSYECTYCAECAERVLENVCPSCGGGFVQRPIRPVGDWGGLGLGLANRPASTERHRSQWTQEQRRERTELLRSVPPENR, from the coding sequence ATGTTGCAACTTCGGCCGAACTGCGAACTCTGCGACTGCGACCTGCCGCCAGCCTCGCTGGAGGCGCGCATCTGCAGCTATGAGTGCACTTACTGCGCGGAGTGCGCCGAGCGGGTGCTGGAAAATGTCTGTCCGAGCTGCGGCGGCGGCTTTGTGCAGCGACCGATCCGGCCCGTCGGCGATTGGGGTGGGCTCGGCCTCGGCCTTGCCAACCGCCCCGCCTCGACCGAGCGCCATCGCTCGCAATGGACACAGGAACAGCGGCGCGAGCGGACCGAATTGCTGCGCAGCGTGCCGCCCGAGAACCGCTGA
- a CDS encoding transketolase-like TK C-terminal-containing protein, whose amino-acid sequence MSDPRLPILAELEKKILWLASWTIHNANHLRDNGDGMKVGGHQASSASLATIMTALYMAALKPQDRVAVKPHASPIFHAINYLMGLQTQEKLENFRGYKGAQSYPSRTKDIDDVDFSTGSVGLGVAQTLFSSLVQDYVKAHGWAKDTPEGRMVALIGDAELDEGNIFEALMEGWKHGLRNTWWVIDYNRQSLDAVIREGLYDRFEQMFKNFGWDVVTLKYGSLQQAAFKEKGGERLKAWIDSCPNQLYSALTFQGGAAWRRRLMDDLGDQGPVTKLIEKRSDAELSALMCNLGGHDLPSILEAFEAIDHDRPVCFLAYTVKGFGLPLAGHKDNHSGLMTKEQMEGFKTANKVRPGHEWDLFEGLTLPEKEIRAFLDKVPFFAKGRRRHSSPALPVPAKLEAGIQATMSTQMGFGKVLDELAKLGGPLADRIVTTAPDVTVSTNLGPWVNRRGLFARASMADTFKDERIPSMQKWEFSPKGQHIELGIAEMNLFINLSALGLSHSIFGERLIPIGTLYDPFISRGLDALNYACYQDARFMVVATPAGVTLAPEGGAHQSIATPLIGMSQDGLCAFEPAFVDELAVMMRWSFEYLQKDGEGDPDERTWLRDETGGSVYLRLSTRQVEQPKRAMTPELERDIIDGAYWLRKPGPNASVVIAYTGAVAPEAIEAVGLLAEDRRDVGLLAITSADRLNAGWQAAERARQRGNHAATSHVERLLGELSRDCGIVSVLDGHPATLAWLGSVHGHRQKALGVEHFGQTGTVADLYRHFGIDANAIVHAANAAAPGRPVRYLKALP is encoded by the coding sequence ATGTCCGATCCTCGCCTGCCCATCCTCGCCGAGCTGGAGAAAAAGATTCTCTGGCTCGCGTCGTGGACGATCCACAACGCCAACCATCTGCGCGACAATGGCGATGGCATGAAGGTCGGCGGCCATCAGGCCTCCTCGGCCTCCCTCGCCACCATCATGACGGCGCTCTACATGGCAGCGCTGAAGCCGCAGGACCGGGTGGCGGTGAAGCCGCACGCCTCGCCGATCTTCCACGCCATCAACTATCTGATGGGCCTGCAGACGCAGGAGAAGCTCGAGAATTTCCGCGGCTACAAGGGCGCGCAGAGTTATCCCTCGCGCACCAAGGACATCGACGACGTCGATTTCTCGACCGGCTCGGTCGGCCTCGGCGTCGCGCAGACGCTCTTTTCCTCGCTGGTCCAGGACTATGTGAAGGCGCATGGCTGGGCCAAGGACACGCCCGAGGGCCGCATGGTCGCGCTGATCGGCGATGCCGAGCTCGACGAGGGCAACATCTTCGAGGCCCTGATGGAGGGCTGGAAGCATGGCCTGCGCAACACCTGGTGGGTGATCGACTATAACCGCCAGTCGCTCGACGCCGTCATCCGCGAGGGCCTCTACGACCGCTTCGAGCAGATGTTCAAGAATTTCGGCTGGGATGTCGTCACGCTGAAATACGGCTCGCTGCAGCAGGCCGCCTTCAAGGAAAAGGGTGGCGAGCGGCTGAAGGCCTGGATCGATTCCTGCCCGAACCAGCTCTACTCGGCCCTGACCTTCCAGGGCGGCGCCGCCTGGCGCAGGCGGCTGATGGACGATCTTGGCGATCAGGGCCCGGTGACCAAGCTGATCGAGAAGCGCTCGGACGCCGAACTCTCGGCGCTGATGTGCAATCTCGGCGGGCACGACCTGCCCTCGATCCTTGAAGCCTTCGAGGCTATCGACCACGACCGGCCGGTCTGTTTTCTGGCCTACACGGTCAAGGGCTTCGGTCTGCCGCTGGCGGGGCACAAGGACAACCATTCCGGGCTGATGACCAAGGAGCAGATGGAGGGGTTCAAGACCGCCAACAAGGTCCGCCCCGGCCATGAATGGGATCTGTTCGAGGGGCTGACGCTGCCGGAGAAGGAGATCCGCGCCTTCCTCGACAAGGTGCCCTTCTTCGCCAAGGGCCGCCGTCGCCATTCGTCCCCTGCTTTGCCAGTCCCGGCCAAGCTCGAAGCCGGCATCCAGGCGACGATGTCCACCCAGATGGGCTTCGGCAAGGTGCTCGACGAGTTGGCCAAGCTCGGTGGGCCGCTCGCCGACCGCATCGTCACCACGGCGCCCGACGTCACCGTCTCGACCAATCTCGGCCCCTGGGTAAACCGGCGCGGCCTGTTCGCGCGGGCATCGATGGCCGACACCTTCAAGGACGAGCGCATCCCCTCGATGCAGAAATGGGAGTTCTCTCCCAAGGGCCAGCATATCGAACTCGGCATCGCCGAGATGAATCTGTTCATCAACCTCTCGGCGCTCGGCCTGTCGCATTCGATCTTCGGCGAACGCTTGATCCCGATCGGCACGCTCTACGACCCCTTCATCTCGCGCGGCCTCGATGCGCTGAACTATGCCTGCTACCAGGACGCCCGCTTCATGGTCGTCGCGACGCCGGCCGGCGTCACGCTGGCGCCAGAGGGCGGCGCGCACCAGTCGATCGCGACGCCGCTGATCGGCATGAGCCAGGACGGGCTCTGCGCCTTCGAGCCGGCCTTCGTCGACGAGCTCGCCGTGATGATGCGCTGGTCGTTCGAATACCTGCAGAAGGATGGCGAGGGCGATCCGGACGAGCGCACCTGGCTACGCGACGAGACCGGTGGCTCGGTCTATCTGCGGCTCTCGACCCGCCAGGTCGAGCAACCCAAGCGCGCCATGACCCCTGAGCTGGAGCGCGACATCATCGACGGCGCCTATTGGCTGCGTAAGCCCGGCCCGAACGCCTCCGTCGTGATCGCCTATACCGGAGCCGTCGCGCCCGAAGCGATCGAGGCCGTCGGCCTGCTGGCTGAGGACCGGCGCGATGTCGGCCTGCTCGCCATCACCTCGGCCGACCGGCTCAATGCCGGCTGGCAGGCGGCCGAGCGGGCGCGCCAGCGCGGCAATCATGCGGCGACCAGCCATGTCGAACGCCTGCTCGGCGAGCTCTCGCGCGATTGCGGCATCGTCTCGGTGCTGGACGGTCATCCGGCGACTTTGGCCTGGCTCGGCAGCGTCCACGGCCACCGGCAGAAGGCGCTCGGCGTCGAGCATTTCGGCCAGACCGGCACAGTCGCCGACCTCTACCGCCATTTCGGCATCGACGCGAACGCGATCGTGCACGCAGCGAACGCAGCCGCGCCGGGGCGGCCGGTCAGGTATTTGAAGGCGCTGCCGTAA